The Polypterus senegalus isolate Bchr_013 chromosome 1, ASM1683550v1, whole genome shotgun sequence genome includes a window with the following:
- the vax1 gene encoding ventral anterior homeobox 1, with product MDIRYNQDAETNVVLKNGLKEGKDSKESQGNLSKTFLKEQQDTFSASGSAENCEKNKGNSSDPDYCRRILVRDAKGSIREIILPKGLDLDRPKRTRTSFTAEQLYRLEMEFQRCQYVVGRERTELARQLNLSETQVKVWFQNRRTKQKKDQGKDSELRSVVSETAATCSVLRLLEQGRLLPPPGLPGLLPHCANTTLGSALRGPSMNIASNGTGTTGSGTAGSSPSLPAVTTSGAPSGLPTSPPGHSLFSFPMPSLLGSVASRLSSNPLTMAGSLAGNLQELSARYLSSSAFEPYSRTNSKDVMDKKVLD from the exons ATGGATATCCGATATAATCAAGACGCCGAGACCAACGTTGTGCTGAAGAATGGGCTCAAGGAAGGGAAAGATAGCAAGGAATCCCAAGGAAACCTTTCGAAAACATTTCTGAAGGAGCAGCAGGATACTTTTTCAGCTTCAGGCTCAGCAGAaaactgtgaaaaaaacaaaggcaACTCCTCAGATCCGGACTACTGCAGGAGGATACTGGTCAGAG ATGCCAAAGGGTCCATCAGAGAGATCATTCTGCCAAAGGGTTTGGATCTGGACCGGCCGAAGCGCACCCGAACATCGTTTACAGCCGAGCAGCTCTACAGATTAGAAATGGAGTTTCAGAGATGTCAGTACGTGGTGGGACGAGAACGAACAGAGCTGGCAAGGCAACTTAATCTGTCTGAGACTCAG GTAAAAGTCTGGTTCCAGAACAGGCGCACTAAACAAAAGAAAGACCAAGGCAAGGACTCTGAGCTTCGCTCGGTGGTCTCGGAAACTGCAGCCACCTGCAGTGTTTTGAGGCTTCTGGAGCAGGGCCGCTTACTGCCACCACCAGGCTTGCCTGGACTTCTGCCTCATTGTGCCAACACCACCCTAGGATCAGCCTTGAGAGGCCCATCcatgaacattgccagcaatggcACTGGGACAACAGGCTCGGGAACAGCTGGGAGTTCACCATCATTACCTGCAGTAACCACATCTGGAGCACCTTCTGGCCTGCCCACCTCACCACCAGGCCACAGCCTGTTTAGCTTCCCAATGCCCTCTCTTTTAGGTTCAGTTGCCAGTCGGCTTTCATCAAACCCCTTAACCATGGCTGGATCGTTGGCGGGAAACTTGCAAGAACTGTCTGCTAGATATCTGAGCTCGTCGGCCTTTGAACCTTATTCTAGGACCAACAGTAAGGACGTTATGGACAAAAAAGTCCTGGACTGA